A section of the Drosophila sechellia strain sech25 chromosome 3L, ASM438219v1, whole genome shotgun sequence genome encodes:
- the LOC6610494 gene encoding serine/threonine-protein kinase mig-15 isoform X6, producing MAHQQQQQLAPSVNCSLDDIDLTALKDPAGIFELIEVVGNGTYGQVYKGRHTKTGQLAAIKVMDVTEDEEEEIKLEINVLKKYSNHRNIATYYGAFIKKSPPGKDDQLWLVMEYCGAGSVTDLVKSTKGQSLKEEWIAYICREILRGLSYLHSNKVIHRDIKGQNVLLTDNAEVKLVDFGVSAQLDRTIGRRNTFIGTPYWMAPEVIACDENPDATYDNRSDLWSLGITALEMAESQPPLCDLHPMRALFLIPRNSPPRLKSKKWSKKFHGFIDTVLVKDYHQRPYTENLLKHGFIKDQPTDRQVRIQLKDHIDRCKKRKQEKEREDYRYSGSDNDDDEPQLAGEHSSIVQAPGGDTLRRNFQQIQEGRLAAEQQQQHHMMAQAQAQAAAAHAAAQAQAQLQQQQQQAAAAAAAAAHAAQQAQQAAQQPQANRQPKPPSRQQVEEPGPPARPPQRLIVVPDPPHANRPLPPTPKCGEPAGQTPQQQQRNSQNNFKPSLPPRRPEDHLDVLAAQLSELGVVFSQQPQPQTAAGGQGSQQQAQPEAPPRNNRQSSGLSSSGGSASGGGGSSKPAAALPPQSNNHLGQPVNPLDPLDSSDSDSEPDEPNDRARNDGTLLASDPPKPLPGLGPVSEDANTTTPLSHGSGGPPNRPLPPTPDDDDQAGDRTLIMKRNRGGGGGGGGGGSSGVGADGTGLGTPGTRTSSVLPDLLSQASPATPPRHDKSSSEEQYQAAISSSVHSTPSKSFIASSGSGGLGLGGGTVVGGVIISSNHSPQSTISLASSSSNSRQNSPKNSISKTRSSSSITNLLHKSASSSSANLHHLTPCSSTSSASISNPLPPHAYALQQKQRSFLTFGFGAGGSGPSRRESHVNVNVTPTSHEAANDTPEIRKYKKRFNSEILCAALWGVNLLIGTENGLMLLDRSGQGKVYQLISRRRFQQMEVLEGQNILVTISGKKNRVRVYYLSWLKSKILRTDGLSDQVERRNGWINVGDLQGAVHFKIVKYERIKFLVIALKDSIEIYAWAPKPYHKFMAFKNFGELEHRPLLVDLTIEDQSRLKVIYGSAEGFHAVDLDSAEVYDIYLPKHTQGAIIPHCIVALPNSNGMQLLLCYDNEGVYVNTVGRVSKNIVLQWGEMPTSVAYIGTGQIMGWGNKAIEIRSVESGHLDGVFMHKKAQRLKFLCERNDKVFFSSAKGASSCQIYFMTLNKPGMANW from the exons ATGgcgcaccagcagcaacaacaactggctCCATCGGTCAACTGTTCACTGGACGATATCGATCTGACGGCCCTAAAA GATCCAGCTGGCATCTTTGAACTCATCGAAGTTGTGGGCAATGGCACCTACGGTCAGGTCTACAAG GGTCGTCACACGAAGACTGGTCAATTGGCTGCCATAAAGGTGATGGACGTCACCGAGGACGAAGAGGAGGAGATCAAGCTGGAGATCAATGTGCTAAAGAAATACTCGAATCACCGAAACATCGCCACCTACTACGGAGCCTTCATCAAGAAGTCACCGCCTGGGAAGGACGATCAGCTATGGCTGGTGATGGAGTACTGTGGTGCTGGATCGGTGACGGATCTGGTCAAGTCCACCAAGGGTCAGAGCCTGAAGGAGGAGTGGATCGCCTACATCTGCCGCGAGATCCTGCGGGGCCTGAGCTACCTGCACTCGAACAAAGTCATCCATCGCGATATCAAGGGGCAGAATGTGCTCCTCACCGACAACGCCGAAGTGAAGCTGGTGGACTTTGGCGTCTCCGCCCAGCTGGATCGCACGATAGGACGGCGCAACACATTCATCG GTACTCCCTATTGGATGGCCCCCGAGGTCATTGCCTGCGACGAGAATCCCGACGCCACGTACGACAATCGCTCCGATCTGTGGTCGCTGGGCATCACCGCCCTGGAGATGGCTGAGTCACAGCCCCCGCTCTGCGATCTGCATCCGATGCGCGCCCTCTTCCTGATTCCGCGCAACTCGCCACCCAGGCTCAAATCGAAGAAGTGGTCCAAGAAGTTCCACGGCTTTATTGACACGGTGCTAG TTAAGGACTATCACCAGCGGCCTTACACCGAGAACCTGCTGAAGCACGGTTTCATCAAGGACCAGCCCACAGATCGCCAGGTGCGCATCCAGCTGAAGGACCACATCGATCGCTGCAAGAAGCGCAAGCAGGAGAAGGAGCGCGAGGACTACCGCTACTCGGGCTCcgacaacgacgacgacgaacCGCAGCTGGCCGGTGAGCACAGCTCCATTGTCCAGGCACCAGGCGGCGACACGTTGCGCCGCAACTTCCAGCAGATCCAGGAGGGTCGCCTGGCcgccgagcagcagcagcagcatcacaTGATGGCCCAGGCGCAGGCCCAGGCGGCTGCCGCCCATGCCGCTGCCCAGGCCCAGGCGcaactccagcagcagcaacagcaggctgcggcggcggcagcagcggcggcccATGCAGCACAACAGGCTCAGCAGGCCGCCCAGCAGCCACAGGCCAATCGGCAGCCAAAACCGCCATCG CGCCAGCAGGTTGAGGAGCCGGGTCCGCCAGCAAGGCCGCCACAGCGCCTGATCGTGGTGCCGGATCCGCCGCACGCCAATCGGCCATTGCCACCGACGCCCAAGTGCGGCGAGCCGGCGGGACAGAcgccgcagcaacagcagcgcaACTCGCAGAATAACTTCAAGCCATCG ttaCCACCAAGGAGACCTGAG GATCATTTGGATGTGTTAGCAGCACAATTAAGTGAATTGGGCGTGGTCTTCTCCCAACAGCCACAGCCGCAGACGGCCGCCGGTGGCCAGGGATcccagcagcaggcgcagccGGAGGCGCCGCCTCGCAACAATCGCCAGTCGAGCGGTCTGTCCTCCTCCGGGGGATCGGCATCCGGAGGCGGCGGTTCGTCCAAGCCGGCCGCCGCTCTGCCGCCGCAGTCGAACAATCATCTGGGCCAGCCGGTGAACCCGCTGGATCCCTTGGACAGCAGCGATTCGGACAGCGAGCCGGATGAGCCCAACGATCGGGCCAGGAACGATGGAACTCTACTGGCCAGTGATCCGCCCAAGCCACT GCCCGGCTTGGGACCCGTCTCCGAGGACGCCAACACGACAACGCCCTTGAGTCACGGCAGCGGTGGACCGCCCAACCGCCCACTGCCGCCCACGCCCGACGACGACGATCAGGCCGGCGATCGGACTTTGATCATGAAGCGC AATcgaggaggcggcggcggcggaggaggcggtggcagcagcggcgTGGGCGCCGATGGCACTGGACTGGGAACTCCTGGGACAAGGACCAGCAGCGTCCTGCCGGATCTACTCAGCCAGGCGTCGCCGGCAACGCCACCACGCCATGATAAATCATCCAGTGAGGAG CAGTATCAAGCGGCCATCAGCTCATCCGTGCATTCCACGCCATCGAAATCGTTTATCGCCAGCAGCGGAAGCGGTGGTCTCGGTTTGGGGGGCGGTACCGTTGTGGGCGGCGTGATTATCAGCAGCAATCACTCGCCCCAATCGACGATATCGCTCGCCTCCTCGTCCTCGAATTCGCGCCAGAATTCGCCCAAGAATTCGATCAGCAAGACGCGCTCCTCCAGCAGTATTACTAATCTCTTGCACAAATCTGCTTCTTCCTCCTCCGCGAACCTGCACCACCTGACGCCCTGCTCCTCGACATCCTCGGCCTCGATCTCCAATCCGCTGCCACCGCACGCCTATGCCCTGCAACAGAAGCAGCGCAGTTTCCTGACCTTTGGCTTCGGGGCCGGCGGCTCTGGTCCTTCGCGCCGGGAATCGCACGTCAATGTCAACGTAACGCCCACCTCCCACGAGGCGGCCAACGACACGCCCGAGATCCGTAAGTATAAGAAGCGCTTCAACTCGGAGATCCTGTGTGCAGCGCTGTGGGGCGTCAACCTGCTGATTGGAACGGAGAATGGCTTAATGCTGCTAGATCGATCCGGTCAGGGCAAG GTCTACCAGCTCATCTCGCGACGCCGTTTCCAGCAAATGGAGGTGCTAGAGGGCCAGAACATATTGGTCACCATATCCGGCAAGAAGAACCGAGTGCGCGTCTACTACTTGTCCTGGCTTAAGTCGAAGATCTTGCGCACCGACGGACTCTCCGAT CAAGTGGAGCGTCGGAACGGTTGGATCAACGTGGGTGATCTGCAAGGTGCTGTACATTTTAAGATTGTCAAATACGAGAGGATTAAGTTCCTAGTGATTGCATTAAAAGACTctattgaaatttatgcatgGGCTCCCAAACCATATCACAAATTTATGGCATTTAAG AATTTTGGTGAACTGGAACATCGCCCGCTTTTGGTCGATCTCACCATCGAGGATCAGTCGAGACTGAAGGTGATCTATGGCTCCGCCGAGGGTTTCCATGCGGTTGATTTAGATTCAGCTGAAGTATACGATATCTATCTTCCCAAGCAT ACTCAGGGTGCAATCATTCCGCATTGTATTGTGGCGCTTCCCAACTCAAATGGCATGCAACTGCTGCTGTGCTACGACAATGAGGGCGTCTATGTGAACACTGTGGGCCGCGTTTCCAAGAACATTGTACTGCAG TGGGGCGAGATGCCCACCTCGGTGGCCTACATTGGCACTGGACAAATCATGGGCTGGGGCAACAAAGCAATAGAG ATACGTTCCGTCGAGAGCGGCCATTTGGATGGTGTGTTCATGCACAAAAAGGCGCAGCGCTTGAAATTCCTTTGCGAGCGAAACGACAAAGTATTCTTCAGCAGTGCCAAAGGTGCTTCATCGTGTCAAATCTACTTTATGACGCTCAACAAGCCGGGCATGGCCAATTGGTAA
- the LOC6610494 gene encoding mitogen-activated protein kinase kinase kinase kinase 4 isoform X1 — translation MAHQQQQQLAPSVNCSLDDIDLTALKDPAGIFELIEVVGNGTYGQVYKGRHTKTGQLAAIKVMDVTEDEEEEIKLEINVLKKYSNHRNIATYYGAFIKKSPPGKDDQLWLVMEYCGAGSVTDLVKSTKGQSLKEEWIAYICREILRGLSYLHSNKVIHRDIKGQNVLLTDNAEVKLVDFGVSAQLDRTIGRRNTFIGTPYWMAPEVIACDENPDATYDNRSDLWSLGITALEMAESQPPLCDLHPMRALFLIPRNSPPRLKSKKWSKKFHGFIDTVLVKDYHQRPYTENLLKHGFIKDQPTDRQVRIQLKDHIDRCKKRKQEKEREDYRYSGSDNDDDEPQLAGEHSSIVQAPGGDTLRRNFQQIQEGRLAAEQQQQHHMMAQAQAQAAAAHAAAQAQAQLQQQQQQAAAAAAAAAHAAQQAQQAAQQPQANRQPKPPSRQQVEEPGPPARPPQRLIVVPDPPHANRPLPPTPKCGEPAGQTPQQQQRNSQNNFKPSLPPRRPEDHLDVLAAQLSELGVVFSQQPQPQTAAGGQGSQQQAQPEAPPRNNRQSSGLSSSGGSASGGGGSSKPAAALPPQSNNHLGQPVNPLDPLDSSDSDSEPDEPNDRARNDGTLLASDPPKPLPGLGPVSEDANTTTPLSHGSGGPPNRPLPPTPDDDDQAGDRTLIMKRKLEQNINRLQKSASTSQANVTPSRRGDESNLLRDWDFDRFFPKNGNGPRGSGRGSPTTTASLSRSSQLSTLKADTKLQRASVVEAVTRPVPRGYQPLKVEPSASQSIAKEQGSASGSGSGSGSASGSGSSGSTNSPAHKRQDSDSRLPTNFERGFRRENSDFFPLAKRYSAVFSGATAAGSTAGSPSAQALQRSSAVYQRNSIYSSSISSKSKENAAPGAPGAAAAGTATASAKPGPAAPTTTATATKGAAPKTSKSLANFHFLRPRREKTESVIVLQNAAVRAQRQQQLQQQQQQQQQLQQQQQQQNRGGGGGGGGGGSSGVGADGTGLGTPGTRTSSVLPDLLSQASPATPPRHDKSSSEEQYQAAISSSVHSTPSKSFIASSGSGGLGLGGGTVVGGVIISSNHSPQSTISLASSSSNSRQNSPKNSISKTRSSSSITNLLHKSASSSSANLHHLTPCSSTSSASISNPLPPHAYALQQKQRSFLTFGFGAGGSGPSRRESHVNVNVTPTSHEAANDTPEIRKYKKRFNSEILCAALWGVNLLIGTENGLMLLDRSGQGKVYQLISRRRFQQMEVLEGQNILVTISGKKNRVRVYYLSWLKSKILRTDGLSDQVERRNGWINVGDLQGAVHFKIVKYERIKFLVIALKDSIEIYAWAPKPYHKFMAFKNFGELEHRPLLVDLTIEDQSRLKVIYGSAEGFHAVDLDSAEVYDIYLPKHTQGAIIPHCIVALPNSNGMQLLLCYDNEGVYVNTVGRVSKNIVLQWGEMPTSVAYIGTGQIMGWGNKAIEIRSVESGHLDGVFMHKKAQRLKFLCERNDKVFFSSAKGASSCQIYFMTLNKPGMANW, via the exons ATGgcgcaccagcagcaacaacaactggctCCATCGGTCAACTGTTCACTGGACGATATCGATCTGACGGCCCTAAAA GATCCAGCTGGCATCTTTGAACTCATCGAAGTTGTGGGCAATGGCACCTACGGTCAGGTCTACAAG GGTCGTCACACGAAGACTGGTCAATTGGCTGCCATAAAGGTGATGGACGTCACCGAGGACGAAGAGGAGGAGATCAAGCTGGAGATCAATGTGCTAAAGAAATACTCGAATCACCGAAACATCGCCACCTACTACGGAGCCTTCATCAAGAAGTCACCGCCTGGGAAGGACGATCAGCTATGGCTGGTGATGGAGTACTGTGGTGCTGGATCGGTGACGGATCTGGTCAAGTCCACCAAGGGTCAGAGCCTGAAGGAGGAGTGGATCGCCTACATCTGCCGCGAGATCCTGCGGGGCCTGAGCTACCTGCACTCGAACAAAGTCATCCATCGCGATATCAAGGGGCAGAATGTGCTCCTCACCGACAACGCCGAAGTGAAGCTGGTGGACTTTGGCGTCTCCGCCCAGCTGGATCGCACGATAGGACGGCGCAACACATTCATCG GTACTCCCTATTGGATGGCCCCCGAGGTCATTGCCTGCGACGAGAATCCCGACGCCACGTACGACAATCGCTCCGATCTGTGGTCGCTGGGCATCACCGCCCTGGAGATGGCTGAGTCACAGCCCCCGCTCTGCGATCTGCATCCGATGCGCGCCCTCTTCCTGATTCCGCGCAACTCGCCACCCAGGCTCAAATCGAAGAAGTGGTCCAAGAAGTTCCACGGCTTTATTGACACGGTGCTAG TTAAGGACTATCACCAGCGGCCTTACACCGAGAACCTGCTGAAGCACGGTTTCATCAAGGACCAGCCCACAGATCGCCAGGTGCGCATCCAGCTGAAGGACCACATCGATCGCTGCAAGAAGCGCAAGCAGGAGAAGGAGCGCGAGGACTACCGCTACTCGGGCTCcgacaacgacgacgacgaacCGCAGCTGGCCGGTGAGCACAGCTCCATTGTCCAGGCACCAGGCGGCGACACGTTGCGCCGCAACTTCCAGCAGATCCAGGAGGGTCGCCTGGCcgccgagcagcagcagcagcatcacaTGATGGCCCAGGCGCAGGCCCAGGCGGCTGCCGCCCATGCCGCTGCCCAGGCCCAGGCGcaactccagcagcagcaacagcaggctgcggcggcggcagcagcggcggcccATGCAGCACAACAGGCTCAGCAGGCCGCCCAGCAGCCACAGGCCAATCGGCAGCCAAAACCGCCATCG CGCCAGCAGGTTGAGGAGCCGGGTCCGCCAGCAAGGCCGCCACAGCGCCTGATCGTGGTGCCGGATCCGCCGCACGCCAATCGGCCATTGCCACCGACGCCCAAGTGCGGCGAGCCGGCGGGACAGAcgccgcagcaacagcagcgcaACTCGCAGAATAACTTCAAGCCATCG ttaCCACCAAGGAGACCTGAG GATCATTTGGATGTGTTAGCAGCACAATTAAGTGAATTGGGCGTGGTCTTCTCCCAACAGCCACAGCCGCAGACGGCCGCCGGTGGCCAGGGATcccagcagcaggcgcagccGGAGGCGCCGCCTCGCAACAATCGCCAGTCGAGCGGTCTGTCCTCCTCCGGGGGATCGGCATCCGGAGGCGGCGGTTCGTCCAAGCCGGCCGCCGCTCTGCCGCCGCAGTCGAACAATCATCTGGGCCAGCCGGTGAACCCGCTGGATCCCTTGGACAGCAGCGATTCGGACAGCGAGCCGGATGAGCCCAACGATCGGGCCAGGAACGATGGAACTCTACTGGCCAGTGATCCGCCCAAGCCACT GCCCGGCTTGGGACCCGTCTCCGAGGACGCCAACACGACAACGCCCTTGAGTCACGGCAGCGGTGGACCGCCCAACCGCCCACTGCCGCCCACGCCCGACGACGACGATCAGGCCGGCGATCGGACTTTGATCATGAAGCGC AAACTAGAGCAGAACATAAACCGCCTGCAAAAGTCCGCATCCACATCGCAAGCCAATGTGACACCGTCGCGTCGCGGCGACGAATCCAATTTGCTGAGGGACTGGGACTTTGATCGGTTCTTCCCCAAGAACGGAAACGGTCCGAGGGGCAGTGGACGTGGTAGTCCCACTACCACTGCCAGCCTGAGCCGAAGCTCCCAGCTGAGCACGCTGAAGGCGGATACAAAGCTCCAAAGGGCCAGTGTGGTGGAGGCCGTCACCAGACCAGTTCCACGGGGCTATCAGCCGCTGAAGGTCGAACCAAGTGCTAGCCAAAGTATTGCCAAAGAACAAGGATCAGCATCAGGATccggatcgggatcgggaagTGCAAGTGGTAGCGGAAGCAGTGGTAGCACCAATTCCCCAGCGCATAAGCGCCAGGATTCGGACTCCCGACTGCCAACGAATTTTGAGCGCGGTTTTCGACGCGAGAACTCGGACTTCTTCCCGCTGGCCAAGAGATACTCGGCGGTGTTCAGTGGAGCCACTGCAGCCGGATCCACAGCGGGATCGCCCTCAGCACAGGCTCTTCAGAGGTCAAGCGCAGTCTACCAAAGGAACAGCAtttacagcagcagcatcagcagtaAGAGCAAGGAGAATGCCGCGCCTGGAgcgccaggagcagctgcagcaggaaCTGCCACTGCCAGTGCCAAGCCAGGACCAGCTgcacccacaaccactgccaccgccaccaagGGAGCTGCTCCAAAGACCTCCAAGTCCCTGGCCAACTTTCACTTCCTGCGACCGCGTCGCGAAAAGACTGAATCCGTCATTGTGCTGCAGAATGCTGCCGTTCGCGCCCaaaggcagcagcaactgcaacaacagcagcagcagcagcagcaactgcagcagcaacagcagcagcag AATcgaggaggcggcggcggcggaggaggcggtggcagcagcggcgTGGGCGCCGATGGCACTGGACTGGGAACTCCTGGGACAAGGACCAGCAGCGTCCTGCCGGATCTACTCAGCCAGGCGTCGCCGGCAACGCCACCACGCCATGATAAATCATCCAGTGAGGAG CAGTATCAAGCGGCCATCAGCTCATCCGTGCATTCCACGCCATCGAAATCGTTTATCGCCAGCAGCGGAAGCGGTGGTCTCGGTTTGGGGGGCGGTACCGTTGTGGGCGGCGTGATTATCAGCAGCAATCACTCGCCCCAATCGACGATATCGCTCGCCTCCTCGTCCTCGAATTCGCGCCAGAATTCGCCCAAGAATTCGATCAGCAAGACGCGCTCCTCCAGCAGTATTACTAATCTCTTGCACAAATCTGCTTCTTCCTCCTCCGCGAACCTGCACCACCTGACGCCCTGCTCCTCGACATCCTCGGCCTCGATCTCCAATCCGCTGCCACCGCACGCCTATGCCCTGCAACAGAAGCAGCGCAGTTTCCTGACCTTTGGCTTCGGGGCCGGCGGCTCTGGTCCTTCGCGCCGGGAATCGCACGTCAATGTCAACGTAACGCCCACCTCCCACGAGGCGGCCAACGACACGCCCGAGATCCGTAAGTATAAGAAGCGCTTCAACTCGGAGATCCTGTGTGCAGCGCTGTGGGGCGTCAACCTGCTGATTGGAACGGAGAATGGCTTAATGCTGCTAGATCGATCCGGTCAGGGCAAG GTCTACCAGCTCATCTCGCGACGCCGTTTCCAGCAAATGGAGGTGCTAGAGGGCCAGAACATATTGGTCACCATATCCGGCAAGAAGAACCGAGTGCGCGTCTACTACTTGTCCTGGCTTAAGTCGAAGATCTTGCGCACCGACGGACTCTCCGAT CAAGTGGAGCGTCGGAACGGTTGGATCAACGTGGGTGATCTGCAAGGTGCTGTACATTTTAAGATTGTCAAATACGAGAGGATTAAGTTCCTAGTGATTGCATTAAAAGACTctattgaaatttatgcatgGGCTCCCAAACCATATCACAAATTTATGGCATTTAAG AATTTTGGTGAACTGGAACATCGCCCGCTTTTGGTCGATCTCACCATCGAGGATCAGTCGAGACTGAAGGTGATCTATGGCTCCGCCGAGGGTTTCCATGCGGTTGATTTAGATTCAGCTGAAGTATACGATATCTATCTTCCCAAGCAT ACTCAGGGTGCAATCATTCCGCATTGTATTGTGGCGCTTCCCAACTCAAATGGCATGCAACTGCTGCTGTGCTACGACAATGAGGGCGTCTATGTGAACACTGTGGGCCGCGTTTCCAAGAACATTGTACTGCAG TGGGGCGAGATGCCCACCTCGGTGGCCTACATTGGCACTGGACAAATCATGGGCTGGGGCAACAAAGCAATAGAG ATACGTTCCGTCGAGAGCGGCCATTTGGATGGTGTGTTCATGCACAAAAAGGCGCAGCGCTTGAAATTCCTTTGCGAGCGAAACGACAAAGTATTCTTCAGCAGTGCCAAAGGTGCTTCATCGTGTCAAATCTACTTTATGACGCTCAACAAGCCGGGCATGGCCAATTGGTAA